The Thermobispora bispora DSM 43833 genome window below encodes:
- a CDS encoding DUF485 domain-containing protein — translation MTVQHDSSVYERIQASQQFGELRRRYRSWAFPMTVAFLAWYLLYVVLSGFARDFMGTKLIGNINVALIFGLLQFASTFLITWAYSRHASSKLDPLAEDLRRKAELEGAVK, via the coding sequence ATGACCGTTCAGCACGACTCCTCGGTCTACGAGCGGATACAGGCCAGCCAGCAGTTCGGTGAGCTGCGCCGCAGGTACCGGTCGTGGGCCTTCCCCATGACCGTGGCCTTCCTTGCCTGGTACCTGCTCTACGTGGTGCTCTCCGGCTTCGCCCGTGACTTCATGGGCACGAAGCTGATCGGCAACATCAACGTCGCCCTGATCTTCGGGTTGCTGCAGTTCGCATCGACGTTCCTGATCACCTGGGCGTACTCCAGGCACGCCTCGAGCAAGCTCGACCCGCTTGCCGAGGACCTCCGCCGTAAGGCCGAGCTCGAGGGGGCGGTCAAGTGA
- a CDS encoding solute symporter family protein, with the protein MSSHQVLSTILFVLFVAATLAITFWASRNTKSAADFYAGGRSFSGLQNGLAIGGDYMSAASFLGIAGMIALSGYDGFLYSIGFLVAWLVALLLVAELMRNSGKYTMADVLAFRMSPRPVRTAAGVSTITVSIFYLIAQMVGAGALVGLLLGISSEAGKMWTIVGVGLLMIIYVVFGGMKGTTWVQIVKAVFLMAGAGLVTLLVLAKYGFNLSALLGDAAAQSGKGDAFLNPGLKYGTDDQGIWGKIDLISLGLALVLGTAGLPHILIRFYTVPTAQDARKSVMWGIGIIGVFYLFTLVLGFGAAALVGSQTIAEANAAGNTAAPQLAEAVGRDFFGDVGGTVLLAVIAAVAFATILAVVAGLTLASSSSFAHDLYAHVFKRGNITEKEEVNAARIAAFVVGAISIVLGIFAQSLNVAFLVALAFAVAASGNLPAILYSLFWKRFNTAGAVSAIYGGLISAVLLVVFSPVVSGSPSAMFPNVDFAVVPISNPGIFSIPIGFLCGYLGTVLSKEYNAQKFAEIEVRALTGLGAEKASTH; encoded by the coding sequence GTGAGCAGCCACCAGGTCCTATCGACCATCCTGTTCGTCCTGTTCGTGGCGGCCACGCTGGCGATCACGTTCTGGGCGAGCCGGAACACCAAGAGTGCCGCGGACTTCTACGCCGGTGGCCGCTCGTTCAGCGGCCTGCAGAACGGTCTCGCGATCGGTGGCGACTACATGTCGGCGGCGTCCTTCCTCGGCATCGCCGGCATGATCGCGCTCTCCGGGTACGACGGGTTCCTCTACTCGATCGGCTTCCTGGTGGCCTGGCTGGTGGCGCTGCTCCTCGTCGCGGAGCTCATGCGCAACTCCGGCAAGTACACCATGGCCGACGTCCTGGCGTTCCGGATGTCCCCGCGCCCGGTGCGCACGGCCGCCGGCGTGTCCACCATCACGGTGAGCATCTTCTACCTGATCGCGCAGATGGTCGGTGCCGGTGCCCTCGTCGGCCTGCTGCTCGGCATCTCCTCCGAAGCGGGGAAGATGTGGACCATCGTCGGTGTCGGCCTGCTGATGATCATCTACGTGGTGTTCGGCGGCATGAAGGGCACCACGTGGGTCCAGATCGTCAAGGCGGTCTTCCTGATGGCCGGTGCCGGGCTCGTCACCCTGCTCGTGCTCGCCAAGTACGGCTTCAACCTCTCCGCGCTGCTCGGTGACGCGGCCGCGCAGAGCGGAAAGGGCGACGCGTTCCTCAACCCGGGCCTCAAGTACGGCACCGACGATCAGGGCATCTGGGGCAAGATCGACCTGATCAGCCTCGGCCTGGCGCTCGTCCTCGGCACCGCGGGCCTGCCCCACATCCTGATCCGCTTCTACACGGTCCCGACCGCGCAGGACGCCCGTAAGTCGGTGATGTGGGGCATCGGCATCATCGGCGTGTTCTACCTCTTCACCCTGGTGCTCGGCTTCGGCGCCGCCGCCCTGGTCGGCTCGCAGACCATCGCCGAGGCGAACGCGGCGGGCAACACGGCCGCGCCGCAGCTCGCCGAGGCGGTCGGGCGGGACTTCTTCGGTGACGTGGGCGGCACCGTGCTGCTCGCGGTCATCGCGGCGGTCGCGTTCGCCACGATCCTCGCCGTGGTCGCCGGCCTCACCCTCGCCTCCTCGTCGAGCTTCGCGCACGACCTGTACGCCCACGTGTTCAAGCGCGGGAACATCACCGAGAAGGAGGAGGTGAACGCCGCCCGGATCGCCGCCTTCGTGGTCGGTGCCATCTCGATCGTGCTCGGCATCTTCGCCCAGTCGCTGAACGTGGCCTTCCTCGTCGCCCTGGCGTTCGCCGTCGCCGCCTCGGGCAACCTGCCGGCGATCCTCTACAGCCTGTTCTGGAAGAGGTTCAACACCGCGGGCGCGGTCTCCGCCATCTACGGCGGCCTGATCTCCGCCGTGCTCCTGGTGGTCTTCTCGCCGGTGGTCTCGGGCTCGCCCTCGGCGATGTTCCCGAACGTCGACTTCGCGGTGGTCCCGATCTCCAACCCGGGCATCTTCTCGATCCCCATCGGCTTCCTCTGCGGCTACCTCGGCACCGTGCTCAGCAAGGAGTACAACGCCCAGAAGTTCGCCGAGATCGAGGTCCGGGCGCTCACCGGGCTCGGCGCGGAGAAGGCGTCCACCCACTGA
- a CDS encoding TetR/AcrR family transcriptional regulator translates to MENPLETARAWSRSRAERKRKAAEADARTRILDAAEQLFAGDGYEATPTARIAEVAGVPKGLVFHYFPRKIDVLISLVQERTAVTEDEVEAVPGDPAGTLSRLARRLPLRASPAMRRILFREADTHRSVRERLGSLNAEIIRRAKFALELALPGSRGDAARLEAAAATFAAVLLYQENLCQLTGHHIDPDAVAELIAHALG, encoded by the coding sequence GTGGAAAACCCTCTCGAGACCGCGCGGGCGTGGTCGCGTTCCCGGGCCGAAAGAAAGAGGAAAGCGGCGGAAGCCGACGCCCGGACCCGGATCCTTGACGCGGCCGAGCAGCTCTTCGCCGGTGACGGCTACGAGGCGACCCCCACCGCGCGGATCGCCGAGGTCGCCGGCGTGCCCAAAGGGCTGGTCTTCCACTACTTCCCGCGCAAGATCGACGTGCTCATCTCGCTCGTCCAGGAACGGACGGCGGTGACCGAGGACGAGGTCGAGGCCGTTCCGGGCGACCCCGCCGGGACGCTCTCCCGGCTCGCCCGCCGCCTGCCGCTCCGCGCCTCCCCGGCGATGCGGCGCATCCTGTTCCGGGAGGCCGACACCCACCGCTCCGTACGGGAGCGGCTCGGCTCGCTCAACGCGGAGATCATCCGGCGCGCGAAGTTCGCCCTCGAGCTCGCCCTCCCCGGCAGCCGCGGCGACGCGGCACGGCTCGAGGCCGCGGCGGCCACCTTCGCCGCCGTACTCCTCTACCAGGAGAACCTCTGCCAGCTCACCGGCCACCACATCGATCCCGACGCCGTGGCCGAGCTGATCGCCCACGCCCTGGGTTAG
- a CDS encoding cation acetate symporter, producing the protein MSSFVAVVLVVVATILIGAFGIRISRTTSDFYVASRTVSPLWNASAIGGEYLSAASFLGVAGLILTYGTDLLWLPVGWTGGYLVLLVLVSAPLRRSGAYTLPDFAEARLESMAVRRVSSVLVVLIGWLYLMPQLQSAGLVLRTVTGAPAWVGAFVVACVVVVNVLSGGMRSITFVQAFQYWLKLTALGVPLVLMLGAWRSDGMPAVPPDDPWLQPLHRSEYAVYETYSLILATFLGTMGLPHVLVRFYTNPDGRAARRTTLVVLALLGMFYLMPACYGFLGRVYGLPATDTVVISLPSRLIGGTLGELLTALVSAGAFAAFLSTSSGLTVSVAGVIAQDILGAGGVRAFRMATALALIVPFALALTVRSLPVANVVGLAFAVAASSFCPLLVLGIWWRRLTTVGAMAGLLVGGGLAATAVLATMVGGPHDGWIGVLLAEPAAWTVPVSFLVMIVVSLLTPSRIPPGVARTMVRLHAPETLDVDRGSWRPRTG; encoded by the coding sequence ATGAGCAGCTTCGTCGCCGTCGTCCTGGTGGTCGTGGCGACCATCCTGATCGGCGCGTTCGGCATCCGTATCTCGCGCACCACCTCGGACTTCTACGTCGCCTCGCGCACGGTCTCCCCGCTGTGGAACGCCTCGGCGATCGGCGGGGAGTACCTCTCGGCCGCCTCGTTCCTCGGGGTGGCCGGGCTCATCCTCACGTACGGCACGGACCTGCTCTGGCTCCCGGTCGGCTGGACCGGCGGGTACCTGGTGCTGCTCGTGCTCGTGTCGGCCCCGCTGCGCCGGTCGGGGGCCTACACGCTGCCCGACTTCGCCGAGGCCCGCCTGGAGTCGATGGCGGTCCGGCGGGTCTCCAGCGTGCTGGTGGTGCTCATCGGGTGGCTCTACCTGATGCCGCAGCTCCAGAGCGCGGGGCTGGTGCTGCGCACGGTGACCGGGGCGCCGGCCTGGGTGGGCGCGTTCGTCGTGGCCTGCGTGGTCGTGGTGAACGTGCTCTCCGGCGGGATGCGGTCGATCACCTTCGTCCAGGCGTTCCAGTACTGGCTCAAGCTCACCGCGCTCGGGGTGCCGCTCGTGCTCATGCTCGGGGCGTGGCGCTCCGACGGCATGCCGGCGGTCCCGCCGGACGACCCGTGGCTGCAGCCCTTGCACCGCTCGGAGTACGCGGTCTACGAGACGTACTCGCTCATCCTCGCCACGTTCCTCGGCACGATGGGCCTGCCCCACGTGCTCGTCCGGTTCTACACCAACCCCGACGGCCGGGCGGCCCGCCGGACCACCCTCGTCGTCCTCGCCCTGCTCGGCATGTTCTACCTGATGCCCGCGTGCTACGGGTTCCTCGGCCGGGTGTACGGCCTGCCCGCGACCGACACCGTGGTGATCTCCCTGCCGAGCAGGCTGATCGGCGGGACCCTGGGCGAGCTGCTCACCGCGCTGGTGAGCGCGGGCGCGTTCGCCGCGTTCCTCTCCACCTCCTCGGGGCTCACGGTCTCCGTGGCCGGGGTGATCGCGCAGGACATCCTCGGGGCCGGCGGGGTGCGCGCCTTCCGGATGGCGACCGCGCTGGCGCTCATCGTGCCGTTCGCGCTGGCGCTCACCGTGCGGTCGCTGCCGGTCGCCAACGTGGTGGGCCTGGCGTTCGCCGTGGCGGCCTCCTCGTTCTGCCCGCTCCTCGTGCTCGGCATCTGGTGGCGGAGGCTCACCACGGTCGGCGCGATGGCCGGGCTCCTGGTCGGCGGCGGGCTCGCCGCCACCGCCGTGCTCGCGACCATGGTGGGCGGGCCGCACGACGGCTGGATCGGCGTGCTGCTCGCCGAGCCGGCCGCGTGGACGGTGCCCGTGTCCTTCCTCGTGATGATCGTGGTCTCGCTGCTCACCCCCTCGCGGATCCCGCCGGGGGTGGCCCGGACCATGGTGCGGCTGCACGCCCCGGAGACCCTCGACGTCGACCGCGGGAGCTGGCGCCCCCGGACGGGATGA
- a CDS encoding WS/DGAT/MGAT family O-acyltransferase: protein MRQLTPLDAQFLSLESATTTAHVGTVSIFDASSAPPGAVTRKSLVALLRERLPLAPPLRMRLADVPLWLDRPYWVDAEDFDPADHVHEAELPAPGDDHQLAAYVAGVHARRLDRSRPLWEAHLIHGLSGDRVALYTKIHHCAIDGVTGSEILAAVLDPSPDPRLVEPPPPVEPERGPGLVGMLAGAVARSALQPVETLCSLGRTLGDLDTLPVLSTLPDARRIARAARALAGDTRAVPETPPLVVPRTPFNGRITGARAVSFGSVPMGEVRRVARVFGMSPNDVVMTLCASVLRRWLLAHGALPDRPLVAAVPVALRTAGGDLGNRISAMVMPLATEVADPAERLAAVRSAMAAAKRRFVLSKRSWLNDVCAMFPAAFAKLATPIVFRMLGVAGTGVNVIISHVPGPRRPLYLCGARMLACHPLSVVTDATGGLSITCISYDGRLDFGFVVCPDLVPDVWSLTGHLGDALDELLRLAGETDRPEGTAPEEDKVPA, encoded by the coding sequence ATGCGCCAGCTCACGCCACTCGACGCGCAGTTCCTCAGCCTGGAGTCGGCCACGACCACGGCCCACGTCGGGACGGTATCGATCTTCGACGCCTCGTCCGCGCCGCCGGGCGCGGTGACGCGGAAGAGCCTGGTCGCCCTGCTGCGGGAACGCCTGCCGCTCGCGCCGCCGCTGCGCATGCGCCTCGCCGACGTCCCCCTCTGGCTCGACCGGCCGTACTGGGTGGACGCCGAGGACTTCGATCCCGCCGACCACGTGCACGAGGCCGAGCTGCCGGCGCCGGGGGACGACCACCAGCTCGCGGCCTACGTGGCCGGCGTCCACGCGCGGCGGCTCGACCGGAGCCGCCCGCTGTGGGAGGCCCACCTCATCCACGGCCTCTCCGGCGACCGGGTCGCCCTCTACACCAAGATCCACCATTGCGCGATCGACGGCGTCACCGGGTCGGAGATCCTCGCCGCGGTGCTCGACCCGTCCCCCGACCCCCGGCTGGTGGAGCCTCCGCCGCCGGTGGAGCCGGAGCGCGGGCCCGGGCTGGTGGGCATGCTCGCGGGCGCGGTGGCGAGGTCGGCGCTCCAGCCGGTGGAGACGCTCTGCTCGCTCGGCCGCACCCTCGGCGACCTGGACACGCTCCCGGTGCTCTCCACCCTGCCCGACGCCCGCCGGATCGCCCGGGCGGCGCGGGCGCTGGCCGGGGACACCCGTGCGGTCCCCGAGACGCCTCCCCTGGTGGTGCCGCGGACCCCGTTCAACGGCCGGATCACCGGCGCGCGGGCGGTCTCGTTCGGCTCGGTGCCGATGGGCGAGGTACGGCGGGTGGCCCGGGTGTTCGGGATGAGCCCCAACGACGTGGTGATGACGCTGTGCGCGTCGGTGCTGCGCCGGTGGCTGCTCGCCCACGGCGCGCTACCGGACCGGCCCCTGGTCGCCGCGGTCCCCGTGGCGCTCCGCACCGCCGGCGGCGACCTGGGCAACAGGATCTCGGCGATGGTGATGCCGCTCGCCACCGAGGTGGCCGACCCGGCGGAGCGGCTGGCCGCGGTCCGGTCGGCCATGGCGGCCGCGAAGCGGCGGTTCGTGCTCTCCAAGCGCAGCTGGCTGAACGACGTGTGCGCGATGTTCCCGGCCGCGTTCGCCAAGCTCGCCACGCCGATCGTCTTCCGGATGCTCGGCGTCGCCGGCACCGGGGTGAACGTGATCATCTCGCATGTGCCGGGGCCGCGCCGTCCGCTCTACCTCTGCGGGGCCCGGATGCTCGCCTGCCACCCGCTCTCCGTGGTGACCGACGCAACCGGCGGCCTCAGCATCACCTGCATCTCCTACGACGGCCGGCTGGACTTCGGCTTCGTCGTCTGCCCCGATCTGGTCCCCGACGTGTGGAGCCTCACCGGGCACCTCGGCGACGCGCTGGACGAGCTGCTCCGCCTGGCGGGAGAGACGGATCGGCCCGAGGGGACGGCCCCGGAGGAGGACAAGGTTCCGGCCTGA
- the polX gene encoding DNA polymerase/3'-5' exonuclease PolX, with the protein MGRVNEDVAAALQEYADLFALTGGDPFRVRSYQKAAKSIAGYPEDLRHTDIRKIPHVGEAIGKKVEEFLRRGSFRQLDELRARIPAGVRALTRIPSLGPKRALLLYNELGIDSPAALAEAIKAGRLAGVRGFGPKAEENLLRGIEQLELAGKRFHLGIAIDLAERIMAALPAERIAYAGSVRRMKETVGDIDILAVGPPTLMDALARLPYVTEVIARGDRKTSVRTDRGVQVDLRLVPAESWGAALVYFTGSKEHNVHIRELAVKKGWKLSEYGLFDADDRVIAAATEEDVYRALGMEWVPPPLREDRGEVEAALRGELPRLVELSDIKGDLHTHTDLTDGVAPLEEMVAAAARRGYAYYAVTDHAPNLVMQRMTLEKALDQRARLAELQARHPGMRLLHGTELNIGPDGSVDWPAEVLAGFDIRVASVHSHFTQPRDEMTRRLIAVCENPHVDIVGHPTARRLGSRAPVDADWEAVFRAAARTHTIMEIDSYPDRADLDSDLVRLARHHGVKFSIDSDAHAIPHLDHLRFGVGIAQRAWLTPDDVVNTWPLDRLLAYLGRS; encoded by the coding sequence ATGGGACGGGTGAACGAGGACGTGGCGGCGGCGCTCCAGGAGTACGCGGACCTGTTCGCGCTCACCGGTGGCGACCCATTCCGGGTGCGCAGCTACCAGAAGGCCGCCAAGTCCATCGCCGGGTACCCCGAGGACCTGCGGCACACCGACATCCGGAAGATCCCCCACGTGGGGGAGGCGATCGGCAAGAAGGTCGAGGAGTTCCTGCGACGGGGGAGCTTCCGCCAGCTCGACGAGCTGCGCGCCCGCATCCCCGCGGGGGTGCGCGCGCTGACGCGGATCCCCTCGCTCGGGCCGAAGCGCGCCCTCCTCCTCTATAACGAGCTGGGGATCGACTCCCCGGCCGCGCTCGCGGAGGCGATCAAGGCAGGGCGGCTCGCCGGGGTGCGCGGATTCGGCCCCAAGGCCGAGGAGAACCTGCTCCGGGGCATCGAGCAGCTCGAGCTCGCGGGCAAGCGGTTCCACCTCGGCATCGCCATCGACCTGGCGGAACGCATCATGGCCGCCCTGCCCGCGGAGCGGATCGCGTACGCCGGGTCGGTCCGCCGGATGAAGGAGACCGTGGGCGACATCGACATCCTCGCGGTCGGCCCGCCCACGCTGATGGACGCCCTCGCCCGCCTGCCGTACGTGACCGAGGTGATCGCGCGCGGCGACCGGAAGACCTCGGTGCGGACCGACCGCGGGGTGCAGGTGGACCTGCGCCTGGTGCCCGCCGAGTCCTGGGGCGCCGCCCTGGTCTACTTCACCGGCAGCAAGGAGCACAACGTCCACATCAGGGAGCTCGCGGTCAAGAAGGGCTGGAAGCTCTCCGAGTACGGGCTGTTCGACGCCGACGACCGGGTGATCGCCGCGGCGACCGAGGAGGACGTGTACCGCGCCCTCGGCATGGAGTGGGTGCCACCGCCGCTGCGCGAGGACCGCGGCGAGGTCGAGGCCGCGCTGCGGGGCGAGCTGCCCCGGCTGGTCGAGCTCTCCGACATCAAGGGCGACCTGCACACGCACACCGACCTGACCGACGGCGTGGCCCCGCTGGAGGAGATGGTCGCCGCGGCCGCGCGGCGCGGCTACGCCTACTACGCGGTCACCGACCACGCGCCGAACCTGGTCATGCAGCGGATGACCCTGGAGAAGGCGCTGGACCAGCGCGCCAGGCTCGCCGAGCTGCAGGCCCGCCATCCGGGGATGCGGCTGCTCCACGGCACCGAGCTCAACATCGGGCCGGACGGCTCGGTGGACTGGCCGGCCGAGGTGCTCGCCGGGTTCGACATCCGGGTCGCCTCGGTGCACTCGCACTTCACCCAGCCGCGCGACGAGATGACCCGGCGCCTCATCGCGGTCTGCGAGAACCCGCACGTCGACATCGTCGGCCACCCCACCGCGAGGCGGCTCGGGTCGCGGGCGCCGGTGGACGCCGACTGGGAGGCGGTCTTCCGCGCCGCCGCCCGCACCCACACGATCATGGAGATCGATTCCTACCCGGACCGGGCCGACCTCGACTCCGATCTGGTACGGCTCGCACGCCACCACGGGGTGAAGTTCTCCATCGACAGCGACGCGCACGCCATCCCGCACCTGGACCACCTGCGGTTCGGGGTCGGCATCGCCCAGCGGGCCTGGCTCACCCCCGACGACGTGGTGAACACCTGGCCGCTCGACCGGCTGCTCGCCTACCTGGGCCGCTCGTGA
- a CDS encoding sirohydrochlorin chelatase, translated as MSEGPEDPPKLPVRERPTRYKGGRHRRPLPAILPPDAPALVIAVPGKTGDGGEGTDHRVAEEIASIIRIDNPQLDLRLVSLADGGAELVKQFAAIAAERALADGKPAAVVVPLVTAPHPRLMRAIRDAVGQSEIPVKITEPLGPHPLLAEALHVRLSEAGLARADRMRLFNVSSPVDGIIVATAGGDEAARGADATAVLLAARLTLPVVPAAIDGVPTIQDAADRLRKIGANRLAVAPFIVGPEADLERVASAAEAIGAGCAAPLGAHESVARMICVRYGATLDDLAEYDDLSE; from the coding sequence GTGAGCGAAGGTCCCGAAGACCCTCCGAAGCTGCCTGTCCGGGAACGGCCCACCCGGTACAAGGGAGGCCGGCACCGGCGGCCACTGCCGGCGATCCTGCCCCCGGACGCCCCGGCACTGGTGATCGCGGTGCCCGGCAAGACCGGGGACGGCGGTGAGGGCACGGATCACCGCGTGGCCGAGGAGATCGCCTCGATCATCCGGATCGACAACCCCCAGCTCGACCTTCGTCTCGTCTCCCTCGCCGACGGCGGTGCCGAGCTGGTCAAGCAGTTCGCCGCCATCGCCGCCGAGCGGGCACTCGCCGACGGCAAGCCGGCCGCGGTCGTCGTCCCCCTGGTGACCGCGCCGCACCCCCGGCTGATGCGCGCGATCCGGGACGCCGTCGGCCAGAGCGAGATCCCCGTCAAGATCACCGAGCCGCTGGGTCCGCATCCCCTGCTCGCCGAGGCCCTGCACGTCCGGCTCTCCGAGGCCGGGCTGGCCCGGGCCGACCGGATGCGGCTGTTCAACGTCTCCTCACCGGTCGACGGGATCATCGTCGCCACGGCGGGAGGGGACGAGGCGGCCCGGGGCGCCGACGCGACCGCGGTGCTCCTCGCCGCCCGGCTGACCCTGCCGGTGGTGCCCGCCGCGATCGACGGGGTGCCGACGATCCAGGACGCGGCCGATCGGCTCCGCAAGATCGGCGCCAACCGGCTCGCCGTCGCCCCGTTCATCGTCGGCCCGGAGGCGGACCTGGAGCGCGTCGCCTCGGCCGCCGAGGCGATCGGAGCCGGGTGCGCGGCCCCGCTCGGCGCCCACGAGTCCGTCGCCCGCATGATCTGCGTCCGGTACGGCGCCACGCTCGACGATCTCGCCGAGTACGACGACCTGAGCGAGTGA
- a CDS encoding phosphotransferase enzyme family protein has protein sequence MGDLDRQGSPHGSAGEGPARGPGHARDQRGRDGWAAPGTAGPWQGRLHDLSAGGGVLARVAGVARRALPRYGLSPEADLSLLSVSENAVFLVEDSGRRSVLRVHRLGYHSREAIASELAWLDALRAEAGIRTPEVIPARDGSRVITVADPGAQPRHCVMFEFLPGTEPREDRLVERFEQLGAITARMHRHAREWARPPSFTRFHWDLDAAFGPEARWGRWQDGVGVDREARAVLARLEAELRRRLARYGTGPDRYGLIHADLRLANLLVDDATGISVIDFDDCGFGWYLYDLGAALSFIEHHPDVPLMVDSWLRGYRSVLDLPKEDEDEVWTFILFRRLLLVAWIGTHSAADIARELGAGYTEGSCELAERYLTGSW, from the coding sequence ATGGGTGATCTAGATCGGCAGGGCTCGCCGCACGGTTCCGCCGGGGAGGGCCCGGCCCGCGGACCGGGGCACGCCCGTGATCAGCGCGGCCGGGACGGATGGGCCGCCCCGGGTACGGCCGGCCCGTGGCAGGGGCGGCTGCACGACCTCTCCGCGGGAGGCGGCGTGCTCGCCCGCGTCGCAGGGGTCGCCCGGCGGGCCCTGCCGCGCTACGGCCTCTCCCCGGAGGCCGATCTGTCGCTGCTCAGCGTCTCGGAGAACGCGGTCTTCCTCGTCGAGGACTCCGGCCGCCGCTCGGTCCTGCGGGTCCACCGGCTCGGCTACCACTCGCGGGAGGCGATCGCCTCGGAGCTCGCCTGGCTCGACGCGCTCCGCGCCGAGGCGGGGATCCGGACCCCGGAGGTCATCCCCGCCCGCGACGGCTCGCGGGTGATCACCGTAGCGGATCCGGGCGCGCAGCCGCGCCACTGCGTCATGTTCGAGTTCCTCCCGGGGACCGAGCCGCGGGAGGACCGGCTGGTGGAGCGGTTCGAGCAGCTCGGCGCGATCACCGCGCGCATGCACCGGCACGCGCGCGAGTGGGCGAGGCCGCCGTCGTTCACCCGGTTCCACTGGGATCTCGACGCCGCGTTCGGCCCCGAGGCCCGGTGGGGCAGGTGGCAGGACGGCGTGGGCGTGGACCGCGAGGCGCGCGCCGTCCTCGCCCGGCTCGAGGCCGAGCTGCGCCGCCGGCTGGCGCGGTACGGCACGGGCCCGGACCGCTACGGCCTGATCCACGCCGATCTCCGGCTGGCGAACCTCCTGGTGGACGACGCCACCGGCATCAGCGTGATCGACTTCGACGACTGCGGGTTCGGCTGGTACCTCTACGACCTCGGCGCCGCCCTGAGCTTCATCGAGCACCACCCCGACGTGCCCCTCATGGTCGACTCCTGGCTCCGCGGGTACCGCTCGGTGCTCGACCTGCCCAAGGAGGACGAGGACGAGGTCTGGACGTTCATCCTGTTCCGGCGGCTGCTGCTGGTCGCCTGGATCGGCACCCACTCCGCCGCGGACATCGCCCGCGAGCTCGGCGCCGGATACACCGAGGGGAGCTGCGAGCTCGCCGAGCGCTACCTCACCGGCTCGTGGTGA
- the gdhA gene encoding NADP-specific glutamate dehydrogenase, producing the protein MLHERLEAVYNNVLRRNPGEVEFHQAVREVLESIGPVLAKHPEYADQKIIERICEPERQIIFRVPWEDDNGEIHINRGFRVEFNSALGPYKGGLRFHPSVYLGIIKFLSFEQIFKNSLTGMPIGGGKGGSDFDPKGKSDREIMRFCQSFMTELYRHLGEYTDVPAGDIGVGQREIGYLFGQYKRITNRYESGVITGKGLSYGGAQVRTEATGYGCAFFVEEMLKARGTTFEGKRVVVSGAGNVAIYAIEKAQQLGAVVVACSDSTGYVVDEKGIDVELLKQVKLVERRRLNEYAERRGGAATFVPGRTVWEVPCEVAMPSATQNEITGKDAERMVRNGCIAVGEGANMPTTPEGIRVFQRAGVSFGPGKAANAGGVATSALEMQQNASRDRWTFEYSERRLREIMQDIHDRCLQTAEEYGMPGDYVAGANIDGFIRVADAMIALGLI; encoded by the coding sequence ATGCTGCACGAGAGGCTGGAAGCGGTCTACAACAACGTCCTGCGCCGGAACCCGGGCGAGGTTGAATTCCACCAGGCGGTACGGGAGGTGCTGGAGAGCATCGGACCCGTGCTCGCCAAGCACCCGGAATACGCCGACCAGAAGATCATCGAGCGGATCTGTGAGCCGGAGCGCCAGATCATCTTCCGCGTCCCGTGGGAGGACGATAACGGCGAAATCCACATCAACCGAGGCTTCCGGGTCGAGTTCAACAGCGCCCTCGGGCCGTACAAGGGCGGGCTCCGCTTCCATCCCTCGGTCTACCTCGGCATCATCAAGTTCCTCAGCTTCGAGCAGATCTTCAAGAACAGCCTCACCGGCATGCCGATCGGCGGCGGTAAGGGCGGCTCCGACTTCGACCCGAAGGGCAAGTCGGACCGGGAGATCATGCGGTTCTGCCAGAGCTTCATGACCGAGCTCTACCGCCACCTGGGCGAGTACACCGACGTGCCGGCCGGGGACATCGGCGTCGGGCAGCGCGAGATCGGCTACCTGTTCGGCCAGTACAAGCGGATCACCAACCGCTACGAGTCCGGTGTGATCACCGGCAAGGGGCTCAGCTACGGCGGTGCGCAGGTCCGTACCGAGGCCACCGGGTACGGCTGCGCCTTCTTCGTGGAGGAGATGCTGAAGGCGCGCGGGACCACCTTCGAGGGCAAGCGCGTGGTGGTCTCCGGCGCCGGGAACGTCGCGATCTACGCGATCGAGAAGGCCCAGCAGCTCGGCGCCGTGGTCGTGGCGTGCTCGGACTCCACCGGTTACGTGGTGGACGAGAAGGGCATCGACGTCGAGCTGCTCAAGCAGGTCAAGCTGGTCGAGCGGCGCCGCCTGAACGAGTACGCGGAGCGCCGGGGCGGTGCGGCCACCTTCGTGCCGGGCCGTACGGTCTGGGAGGTGCCGTGCGAGGTGGCGATGCCGTCGGCCACGCAGAACGAGATCACCGGCAAGGACGCCGAGCGGATGGTGCGCAACGGCTGCATCGCCGTGGGCGAGGGCGCCAACATGCCGACCACCCCGGAGGGCATCCGGGTGTTCCAGCGGGCCGGCGTGTCCTTCGGCCCGGGCAAGGCCGCGAACGCGGGCGGCGTGGCCACCAGCGCCCTGGAGATGCAGCAGAACGCGAGCCGCGACCGGTGGACGTTCGAGTACTCCGAGCGCAGGCTGCGGGAGATCATGCAGGACATCCACGACCGCTGCCTGCAGACCGCCGAGGAGTACGGCATGCCGGGTGACTACGTTGCCGGCGCCAACATCGACGGCTTCATCCGGGTCGCCGACGCGATGATCGCGCTCGGCCTCATCTGA